One window from the genome of Oryctolagus cuniculus chromosome 1, mOryCun1.1, whole genome shotgun sequence encodes:
- the C2CD2L gene encoding phospholipid transfer protein C2CD2L isoform X1, protein MDRSWGQGDVGWAALLVLFAASLLTVFGWLLQYARGLWLARARGGRGAGPASAAEPAGPLRELGVWRSLLRLRATRTGAAEEPGVRGLLASLFAFKSFRENWQRAWVRALNQQACRDGSSIQIAFEEVPQLPPRASISHVTCIDQSEHTMVLHCQLSAEEMRFPVSVTQQSPAAVSMETYHVTLTLPPTQLEVNLEEIPGEGLLVSWAFTDRPDLSLTVLPKLQARERGEEEVELSTIEELIKDAIVSTQPAMMVNLRACSAPGGLVPSEKPPTMPQTQPVIPRPTRLFLRQLRASHLGSELGGTEELCCVAELDTPMQQKWTKPVRAGPEVEWTEDLALDLGPQSRELTLRVLRSGSHGDTELLGQATLPVGSPSRPLSRRQVCPLMPGPGKALGPAATIAAELQYEEGSPRNLGTPTPSTPRPSITPTKKIELDRTIMPDGTIVTTVTTVQSRPRGDGKLDSPSRSPSKVEVTEKTTTVLSETSGPSNTSHSSSPGESHLSNGLDPVAETAIRQLTEPSGRAAKKTPTKRSTLIISGVSKVPIAQDELALSLGYAASLEASVQDDAGTSGGPSSPPSDPPAMSPGPLDALSSPTSVQEADETTRSDISERPSVDDVESETGSTGALETRSLKDHKVSFLRSGTKLIFRRRPRQKEAGLSQSHDDLSNTTATPSVRKKAGSFSRRLIKRFSFKSKPKANGNPSPQL, encoded by the exons ATGGAtcgcagctgggggcagggggacgtGGGCTGGGCGGCCCTGCTGGTCCTCTTCGCCGCCTCGCTGCTCACCGTGTTCGGCTGGCTGCTGCAGTACGCTCGCGGCTTGTGGCTGGCGCGGGCCCGCGGGGGCCGGGGCGCGGGCCCCGCCTCAGCTGCGGAGCCAGCGGGCCCCCTGCGGGAGCTGGGCGTGTGGCGCTCGCTGCTGCGGCTGCGGGCGACTCGGACCGGCGCCGCCGAGGAGCCAGGCGTTCGGGGCCTCCTGGCGTCGCTCTTCGCCTTCAAGTCTTTCCGGGAGAACTGGCAGCGGGCGTGGGTGCGAGCGCTGAACCAGCAGGCCTGCAGGGACGGG AGCTCCATCCAAATTGCCTTTGAGGAAGTACCCCAACTCCCACCCAGAGCCAGCATCAGTCATGTGACCTGCATAGACCAATCAGAGCACACCATG GTGCTGCATTGCCAGCTCTCTGCCGAGGAGATGCGGTTCCCAGTCTCTGTGACCCAGCAGTCCCCCGCTGCCGTCTCCATGGAGACCTACCACGTCACTCTGACACTGCCACCAACACAG TTGGAAGTCAACCTGGAGGAGATCCCTGGGGAAGGGCTGCTGGTGTCCTGGGCCTTCACTGACCGCCCAGATCTCAGCCTCACGGTGCTTCCTAAGCTGCAGGCCAGAGAG AGAGGTGAGGAGGAAGTTGAGCTCTCCACAATCGAGGAGCTGATCAAGGACGCCATAGTCAGCACCCAGCCAGCCATGATGGTCAACCTCAGGGCTTGCTCTGCCCCAGGAGGCCTG GTACCCAGTGAGAAGCCACCTACGATGCCCCAGACCCAGCCAGTCATTCCCAGACCTACGCGGTTATTCCTACGGCAGCTTCGAGCTTCCCACCTGGGAAGTGAGCTGGGAG GCACCGAGGAACTGTGCTGTGTGGCTGAGCTCGACACTCCCATGCAACAGAAGTGGACCAAGCCTGTGAGGGCTGGTCCGGAGGTGGAGTGGACAGAGGACCTGGCACT ggacctgggaccaCAGAGCCGGGAGCTGACCCTCCGAGTGCTGAGGAGCGGCAGCCATGGAGACA CTgagctcctgggccaggccacactGCCTGTGGGCTCCCCGTCCAGACCACTGTCTCGGAGACAGGTGTGCCCACTCATGCCAGGGCCAGGGAAAGCCCTGGGCCCAGCAGCCACCATAGCAGCAGAG CTTCAGTATGAGGAGGGCTCCCCCCGGAACCTGGGCACGCCCACCCCCTCCACTCCCCGTCCCAGCATCACACCCACCAAGAAGATAGAGCTGGACCGCACCATCATGCCTGACGGCACCATCGTTACCACAGTCACCACCGTCCAGTCGCGGCCCCGCGGCGATGGCAAATTAG aCTCCCCCTCCCGCTCCCCGTCCAAGGTGGAGGTGACCGAGAAGACGACGACCGTGCTGAGTGAGACCAGCGGCCCCAGCAATACGTCTCACAGCAGCAGCC CAGGGGAGAGCCACCTTTCCAATGGCTTGGACCCGGTAGCAGAGACAGCGATTCGTCAGCTGACTGAGCCCAGTGGGCGGGCAGCCAAGAAGACACCCACCAAGCGCAGCACTCTCATCATCTCTGGTGTTTCCAAG GTGCCCATTGCTCAGGACGAGTTGGCACTCTCCCTGGGCTATGCGGCATCCCTGGAAGCCTCCGTGCAGGATGATGCAGGGACCAGTGGCGGCCCCTCCTCGCCCCCCTCCGACCCACCAGCCATGTCCCCAGGACCCCTCGATGCCCTCTCCAGTCCCACAAGTGTCCAGGAAGCTGATGAGACAACCCGCTCGGACATTTCTGAGAGGCCGTCCGTGGATGATGTGGAGTCGGAAACAGGGTCCACTGGTGCCCTGGAGACGCGCAGCCTCAAGGATCACAAAG TGAGTTTCCTGCGCAGTGGCACAAAGCTCATCTTCCGCCGGAGACCCCGACAGAAGGAAGCTGGTCTGAGCCAATCACACGATGACCTCTCCAACACGACGGCCA
- the C2CD2L gene encoding phospholipid transfer protein C2CD2L isoform X2 translates to MDRSWGQGDVGWAALLVLFAASLLTVFGWLLQYARGLWLARARGGRGAGPASAAEPAGPLRELGVWRSLLRLRATRTGAAEEPGVRGLLASLFAFKSFRENWQRAWVRALNQQACRDGSSIQIAFEEVPQLPPRASISHVTCIDQSEHTMVLHCQLSAEEMRFPVSVTQQSPAAVSMETYHVTLTLPPTQLEVNLEEIPGEGLLVSWAFTDRPDLSLTVLPKLQARERGEEEVELSTIEELIKDAIVSTQPAMMVNLRACSAPGGLVPSEKPPTMPQTQPVIPRPTRLFLRQLRASHLGSELGGTEELCCVAELDTPMQQKWTKPVRAGPEVEWTEDLALDLGPQSRELTLRVLRSGSHGDTELLGQATLPVGSPSRPLSRRQVCPLMPGPGKALGPAATIAAELQYEEGSPRNLGTPTPSTPRPSITPTKKIELDRTIMPDGTIVTTVTTVQSRPRGDGKLDSPSRSPSKVEVTEKTTTVLSETSGPSNTSHSSSRESHLSNGLDPVAETAIRQLTEPSGRAAKKTPTKRSTLIISGVSKVPIAQDELALSLGYAASLEASVQDDAGTSGGPSSPPSDPPAMSPGPLDALSSPTSVQEADETTRSDISERPSVDDVESETGSTGALETRSLKDHKVSFLRSGTKLIFRRRPRQKEAGLSQSHDDLSNTTATPSVRKKAGSFSRRLIKRFSFKSKPKANGNPSPQL, encoded by the exons ATGGAtcgcagctgggggcagggggacgtGGGCTGGGCGGCCCTGCTGGTCCTCTTCGCCGCCTCGCTGCTCACCGTGTTCGGCTGGCTGCTGCAGTACGCTCGCGGCTTGTGGCTGGCGCGGGCCCGCGGGGGCCGGGGCGCGGGCCCCGCCTCAGCTGCGGAGCCAGCGGGCCCCCTGCGGGAGCTGGGCGTGTGGCGCTCGCTGCTGCGGCTGCGGGCGACTCGGACCGGCGCCGCCGAGGAGCCAGGCGTTCGGGGCCTCCTGGCGTCGCTCTTCGCCTTCAAGTCTTTCCGGGAGAACTGGCAGCGGGCGTGGGTGCGAGCGCTGAACCAGCAGGCCTGCAGGGACGGG AGCTCCATCCAAATTGCCTTTGAGGAAGTACCCCAACTCCCACCCAGAGCCAGCATCAGTCATGTGACCTGCATAGACCAATCAGAGCACACCATG GTGCTGCATTGCCAGCTCTCTGCCGAGGAGATGCGGTTCCCAGTCTCTGTGACCCAGCAGTCCCCCGCTGCCGTCTCCATGGAGACCTACCACGTCACTCTGACACTGCCACCAACACAG TTGGAAGTCAACCTGGAGGAGATCCCTGGGGAAGGGCTGCTGGTGTCCTGGGCCTTCACTGACCGCCCAGATCTCAGCCTCACGGTGCTTCCTAAGCTGCAGGCCAGAGAG AGAGGTGAGGAGGAAGTTGAGCTCTCCACAATCGAGGAGCTGATCAAGGACGCCATAGTCAGCACCCAGCCAGCCATGATGGTCAACCTCAGGGCTTGCTCTGCCCCAGGAGGCCTG GTACCCAGTGAGAAGCCACCTACGATGCCCCAGACCCAGCCAGTCATTCCCAGACCTACGCGGTTATTCCTACGGCAGCTTCGAGCTTCCCACCTGGGAAGTGAGCTGGGAG GCACCGAGGAACTGTGCTGTGTGGCTGAGCTCGACACTCCCATGCAACAGAAGTGGACCAAGCCTGTGAGGGCTGGTCCGGAGGTGGAGTGGACAGAGGACCTGGCACT ggacctgggaccaCAGAGCCGGGAGCTGACCCTCCGAGTGCTGAGGAGCGGCAGCCATGGAGACA CTgagctcctgggccaggccacactGCCTGTGGGCTCCCCGTCCAGACCACTGTCTCGGAGACAGGTGTGCCCACTCATGCCAGGGCCAGGGAAAGCCCTGGGCCCAGCAGCCACCATAGCAGCAGAG CTTCAGTATGAGGAGGGCTCCCCCCGGAACCTGGGCACGCCCACCCCCTCCACTCCCCGTCCCAGCATCACACCCACCAAGAAGATAGAGCTGGACCGCACCATCATGCCTGACGGCACCATCGTTACCACAGTCACCACCGTCCAGTCGCGGCCCCGCGGCGATGGCAAATTAG aCTCCCCCTCCCGCTCCCCGTCCAAGGTGGAGGTGACCGAGAAGACGACGACCGTGCTGAGTGAGACCAGCGGCCCCAGCAATACGTCTCACAGCAGCAGCC GGGAGAGCCACCTTTCCAATGGCTTGGACCCGGTAGCAGAGACAGCGATTCGTCAGCTGACTGAGCCCAGTGGGCGGGCAGCCAAGAAGACACCCACCAAGCGCAGCACTCTCATCATCTCTGGTGTTTCCAAG GTGCCCATTGCTCAGGACGAGTTGGCACTCTCCCTGGGCTATGCGGCATCCCTGGAAGCCTCCGTGCAGGATGATGCAGGGACCAGTGGCGGCCCCTCCTCGCCCCCCTCCGACCCACCAGCCATGTCCCCAGGACCCCTCGATGCCCTCTCCAGTCCCACAAGTGTCCAGGAAGCTGATGAGACAACCCGCTCGGACATTTCTGAGAGGCCGTCCGTGGATGATGTGGAGTCGGAAACAGGGTCCACTGGTGCCCTGGAGACGCGCAGCCTCAAGGATCACAAAG TGAGTTTCCTGCGCAGTGGCACAAAGCTCATCTTCCGCCGGAGACCCCGACAGAAGGAAGCTGGTCTGAGCCAATCACACGATGACCTCTCCAACACGACGGCCA
- the DPAGT1 gene encoding UDP-N-acetylglucosamine--dolichyl-phosphate N-acetylglucosaminephosphotransferase: MWAFPELPMPLLVNLIGSLMGFVATLTLIPAFREHFIAARLCGQDLNKSSRQQIPESQGVISGAVFLIILFCFIPFPFLNCFVEGQCKAFPHHEFVALIGALLAICCMIFLGFADDVLNLRWRHKLLLPTAASLPLLMVYFTNFGNTTIVVPKPFRPLLGLHLDLGILYYVYMGLLAVFCTNAINILAGINGLEAGQSLVISASIIVFNLVELGGDYRDDHVFSLYFMIPFFFTTLGLLYYNWYPSRVFVGDTFCYFAGMTFAVVGILGHFSKTMLLFFMPQVFNFLYSLPQLLHIIPCPRHRIPRLNTKTGKLEMSYSKFKTKSLSFLGTFILKVAERLRLVAVRQSESEDGHFTECNNLTLINLLLKVCGPIHERNLTLLLLLLQVVGSALTFSIRYQLVRLFYDV; the protein is encoded by the exons ATGTGGGCCTTCCCGGAGTTGCCGATGCCGCTGCTGGTGAATCTGATCGGCTCGCTGATGGGGTTTGTGGCCACGCTCACCCTCATCCCGGCCTTCCGTGAGCACTTCATCGCCGCGCGCCTCTGTGGCCAGGACCTCAACAAGTCCAGCCGGCAGCAGAT CCCGGAGTCCCAGGGAGTGATCAGCGGTGCTGTCTTCCTTAtcattctcttctgcttcatcccTTTCCCCTTCCTGAACTGCTTCGTGGAGGGGCAGTGTAAGGCATTTCCTCACCACGAA TTTGTGGCCCTGATAGGTGCCCTCCTTGCCATCTGCTGCATGATCTTCCTGGGCTTCGCGGATGACGTGCTGAACCTGCGCTGGCGCCACAAGTTGCTGCTGCCCACAGCCGCCTCGCTGCCTCTCCTCATGGTCTATTTCACCAACTTCGGCAACACCACCATTGTGGTGCCCAAGCCCTTCCGTCCGCTTCTTGGCCTGCATCTGGACTTGG GCATCCTGTACTATGTCTACATGGGGCTGCTGGCAGTGTTCTGCACCAATGCCATCAACATCCTAGCAGGAATCAATGGCCTAGAGGCTGGCCAGTCACTAGTCATCTCTGCCTCCATCATTGTCTTCAACCTGGTGGAGCTGGGAG GTGATTACCGGGATGATCACGTGTTTTCCCTGTACTTCATGATACCCTTTTTCTTCACCACTTTGGGATTGCTCTACTATAACTG GTACCCCTCCCGGGTGTTTGTGGGAGATACCTTCTGTTACTTTGCTGGCATGACCTTTGCCGTGGTGGGCATCCTGGGACACTTCAGCAAGACCATGCTCCTCTTCTTCATGCCCCAGGTGTTCAACTTCCTCTACTCACTGCCTCAGCTCCTGCATATCATCCCCTGCCCTCGCCACCGAATTCCCAG ACTCAATACCAAGACAGGCAAACTGGAGATGAGCTATTCCAAGTTCAAGACCAAGAGCCTCTCTTTCTTGGGCacctttattttaaag GTAGCAGAGAGGCTCCGGCTGGTGGCGGTGCGCCAGAGCGAGAGCGAGGACGGCCACTTCACCGAGTGTAACAACTTGACCCTCATCAACCTGCTGCTTAAGGTCTGCGGGCCCATCCATGAGCGGAACCTCAccttgctcctgctgctgctgcag GTCGTGGGCAGCGCTCTCACCTTCTCCATCCGATACCAGCTTGTCCGGCTCTTCTATGATGTCTGA
- the H2AX gene encoding histone H2AX, whose protein sequence is MSGRGKTGGKARAKAKSRSSRAGLQFPVGRVHRLLRKGHYAERVGAGAPVYLAAVLEYLTAEILELAGNAARDNKKTRIIPRHLQLAIRNDEELNKLLGGVTIAQGGVLPNIQAVLLPKKTSATVGPKAPSGGKKATQASQEY, encoded by the coding sequence ATGTCCGGCCGCGGCAAGACCGGCGGCAAGGCCCGCGCCAAGGCCAAGTCGCGCTCTTCGCGCGCCGGCCTGCAGTTCCCGGTGGGCCGCGTGCACCGGCTGCTGCGGAAGGGCCACTACGCCGAGCGCGTGGGCGCCGGCGCCCCGGTGTACCTGGCGGCCGTGCTCGAGTACCTGACGGCCGAGATCCTGGAGCTGGCGGGCAACGCGGCGCGCGACAACAAGAAGACGCGCATCATCCCCCGCCACCTGCAGCTGGCCATCCGCAACGACGAGGAGCTCAACAAGCTGCTGGGCGGCGTGACGATCGCCCAGGGAGGCGTCCTGCCCAACATCCAGGCCGTGCTGCTGCCCAAGAAGACCAGCGCCACCGTGGGGCCGAAGGCGCCTTCGGGCGGCAAGAAGGCCACGCAGGCCTCGCAGGAGTACTGA
- the HMBS gene encoding porphobilinogen deaminase isoform X2, with amino-acid sequence MLCPSHKEASSPRMRVIRVGTRKSQLARIQTDSVVATLKTLYPGLRFEIIAMSTTGDKILDTALSKIGEKSLFTKELEHALEKNEVDLVVHSLKDLPTVLPPGFTVGAICKRENPCDAVVFHPKFVGKTLATLPERSVVGTSSLRRAAQLQRKFPHLEFKSIRGNLNTRLRKLDEQQEFSAIILAVAGLQRMGWHNRVGQILHPEECMYAVGQGALGVEVRAKDQDILDLVGVLHDPETLLRCIAERAFLKHLEGGCSVPVAVHTAMKDGQLYMTGGVWSLDGSDTMQETMQASIQVPAQHEDGPEDDPQLVGITARNIPRGPQLAAENLGISLANLLLNKGAKNILDVARQLNDAH; translated from the exons ATGCTGTGCCCAAGCCACAAG GAAGCGAGCAGCCCCAGGATGAGAGTGATTCGAGTGGGCACCCGGAAGAGCCAG CTGGCTCGCATCCAGACGGACAGTGTGGTGGCAACGCTGAAAACCTTATACCCTGGCCTGCGGTTTGAAATCA TCGCTATGTCCACCACGGGGGACAAGATTCTTGATACTGCACTTTCCAAG ATTGGGGAGAAGAGCCTGTTCACCAAGGAACTGGAACATGCCCTGGAGAAGAACGA GGTGgacctggtggttcactccctgaaggaCCTGCCcactgtgcttcctcctggcttcacCGTGGGAGCCATCTGCAA GCGGGAGAACCCCTGCGATGCTGTTGTCTTTCACCCAAAATTTGTTGGGAAGACTCTAGCAACCTTGCCAGAGAGGAG TGTAGTGGGAACCAGCTCCCTGCGGAGAGCAGCCCAGCTGCAGAGGAAGTTTCCACACCTGGAGTTTAAGAGTATC AGGGGAAACCTCAACACCCGGCTCCGGAAGCTGGACGAGCAGCAGGAGTTCAGTGCTATcatcctggctgtggctggcctACAGCGCATGGGCTGGCACAACCGAGTAGGGCAG ATCTTGCACCCTGAGGAATGCATGTACGCTGTGGGCCAG GGGGCCCTGGGAGTGGAAGTTCGAGCTAAGGACCAGGACATCTTGGATCTGGTGGGTGTGCTGCACGATCCCGAGACCCTGCTTCGCTGCATTGCTGAAAGGGCCTTCCTGAAGCACCTG GAAggcggctgcagtgtgccagtgGCAGTACACACAGCCATGAAGGATGGGCAG CTGTACATGACTGGAGGAGTCTGGAGTCTGGATGGCTCCGACACAATGCAAGAGACCATGCAGGCCAGCATCCAGGTCCCTGCCCAG CATGAAGATGGCCCGGAGGATGACCCCCAGCTGGTAGGCATTACTGCCCGGAACATTCCACGAGGACCCCAGTTGGCCGCTGAGAACCTGGGCATCAGCCTGGCCAATCTGTTACTGAACAAAGGAGCCAAGAACATTTTGGACGTTGCACGCCAGCTGAATGACGCCCACTAA
- the HMBS gene encoding porphobilinogen deaminase isoform X3, whose protein sequence is MRVIRVGTRKSQLARIQTDSVVATLKTLYPGLRFEIIAMSTTGDKILDTALSKIGEKSLFTKELEHALEKNEVDLVVHSLKDLPTVLPPGFTVGAICKRENPCDAVVFHPKFVGKTLATLPERSVVGTSSLRRAAQLQRKFPHLEFKSIRGNLNTRLRKLDEQQEFSAIILAVAGLQRMGWHNRVGQILHPEECMYAVGQGALGVEVRAKDQDILDLVGVLHDPETLLRCIAERAFLKHLEGGCSVPVAVHTAMKDGQLYMTGGVWSLDGSDTMQETMQASIQVPAQHEDGPEDDPQLVGITARNIPRGPQLAAENLGISLANLLLNKGAKNILDVARQLNDAH, encoded by the exons ATGAGAGTGATTCGAGTGGGCACCCGGAAGAGCCAG CTGGCTCGCATCCAGACGGACAGTGTGGTGGCAACGCTGAAAACCTTATACCCTGGCCTGCGGTTTGAAATCA TCGCTATGTCCACCACGGGGGACAAGATTCTTGATACTGCACTTTCCAAG ATTGGGGAGAAGAGCCTGTTCACCAAGGAACTGGAACATGCCCTGGAGAAGAACGA GGTGgacctggtggttcactccctgaaggaCCTGCCcactgtgcttcctcctggcttcacCGTGGGAGCCATCTGCAA GCGGGAGAACCCCTGCGATGCTGTTGTCTTTCACCCAAAATTTGTTGGGAAGACTCTAGCAACCTTGCCAGAGAGGAG TGTAGTGGGAACCAGCTCCCTGCGGAGAGCAGCCCAGCTGCAGAGGAAGTTTCCACACCTGGAGTTTAAGAGTATC AGGGGAAACCTCAACACCCGGCTCCGGAAGCTGGACGAGCAGCAGGAGTTCAGTGCTATcatcctggctgtggctggcctACAGCGCATGGGCTGGCACAACCGAGTAGGGCAG ATCTTGCACCCTGAGGAATGCATGTACGCTGTGGGCCAG GGGGCCCTGGGAGTGGAAGTTCGAGCTAAGGACCAGGACATCTTGGATCTGGTGGGTGTGCTGCACGATCCCGAGACCCTGCTTCGCTGCATTGCTGAAAGGGCCTTCCTGAAGCACCTG GAAggcggctgcagtgtgccagtgGCAGTACACACAGCCATGAAGGATGGGCAG CTGTACATGACTGGAGGAGTCTGGAGTCTGGATGGCTCCGACACAATGCAAGAGACCATGCAGGCCAGCATCCAGGTCCCTGCCCAG CATGAAGATGGCCCGGAGGATGACCCCCAGCTGGTAGGCATTACTGCCCGGAACATTCCACGAGGACCCCAGTTGGCCGCTGAGAACCTGGGCATCAGCCTGGCCAATCTGTTACTGAACAAAGGAGCCAAGAACATTTTGGACGTTGCACGCCAGCTGAATGACGCCCACTAA
- the HMBS gene encoding porphobilinogen deaminase isoform X1 — protein MSGTGNGNDEASATTEASSPRMRVIRVGTRKSQLARIQTDSVVATLKTLYPGLRFEIIAMSTTGDKILDTALSKIGEKSLFTKELEHALEKNEVDLVVHSLKDLPTVLPPGFTVGAICKRENPCDAVVFHPKFVGKTLATLPERSVVGTSSLRRAAQLQRKFPHLEFKSIRGNLNTRLRKLDEQQEFSAIILAVAGLQRMGWHNRVGQILHPEECMYAVGQGALGVEVRAKDQDILDLVGVLHDPETLLRCIAERAFLKHLEGGCSVPVAVHTAMKDGQLYMTGGVWSLDGSDTMQETMQASIQVPAQHEDGPEDDPQLVGITARNIPRGPQLAAENLGISLANLLLNKGAKNILDVARQLNDAH, from the exons GAAGCGAGCAGCCCCAGGATGAGAGTGATTCGAGTGGGCACCCGGAAGAGCCAG CTGGCTCGCATCCAGACGGACAGTGTGGTGGCAACGCTGAAAACCTTATACCCTGGCCTGCGGTTTGAAATCA TCGCTATGTCCACCACGGGGGACAAGATTCTTGATACTGCACTTTCCAAG ATTGGGGAGAAGAGCCTGTTCACCAAGGAACTGGAACATGCCCTGGAGAAGAACGA GGTGgacctggtggttcactccctgaaggaCCTGCCcactgtgcttcctcctggcttcacCGTGGGAGCCATCTGCAA GCGGGAGAACCCCTGCGATGCTGTTGTCTTTCACCCAAAATTTGTTGGGAAGACTCTAGCAACCTTGCCAGAGAGGAG TGTAGTGGGAACCAGCTCCCTGCGGAGAGCAGCCCAGCTGCAGAGGAAGTTTCCACACCTGGAGTTTAAGAGTATC AGGGGAAACCTCAACACCCGGCTCCGGAAGCTGGACGAGCAGCAGGAGTTCAGTGCTATcatcctggctgtggctggcctACAGCGCATGGGCTGGCACAACCGAGTAGGGCAG ATCTTGCACCCTGAGGAATGCATGTACGCTGTGGGCCAG GGGGCCCTGGGAGTGGAAGTTCGAGCTAAGGACCAGGACATCTTGGATCTGGTGGGTGTGCTGCACGATCCCGAGACCCTGCTTCGCTGCATTGCTGAAAGGGCCTTCCTGAAGCACCTG GAAggcggctgcagtgtgccagtgGCAGTACACACAGCCATGAAGGATGGGCAG CTGTACATGACTGGAGGAGTCTGGAGTCTGGATGGCTCCGACACAATGCAAGAGACCATGCAGGCCAGCATCCAGGTCCCTGCCCAG CATGAAGATGGCCCGGAGGATGACCCCCAGCTGGTAGGCATTACTGCCCGGAACATTCCACGAGGACCCCAGTTGGCCGCTGAGAACCTGGGCATCAGCCTGGCCAATCTGTTACTGAACAAAGGAGCCAAGAACATTTTGGACGTTGCACGCCAGCTGAATGACGCCCACTAA